One Mytilus trossulus isolate FHL-02 chromosome 5, PNRI_Mtr1.1.1.hap1, whole genome shotgun sequence DNA segment encodes these proteins:
- the LOC134719759 gene encoding uncharacterized protein LOC134719759: MKLIKIDFDQEEAHITRTPTSVFSWMQVNNGSVVQTVAPQDEVNIAREATYEFRWNRAAKVSATLTAKTKIPLVGKTGINMSAEMSVSMGSTAGTTKCKAEEWVPGYPSKIKPSTRVTVTSTLTQGNISIPFTALLCDENNAELTMIEKGVFYGRHYFDFHSESKDTKIPTPKSK, translated from the exons ATGAAACTGATAAAAATTGATTTCGATCAAGAGGAAGCACATATCACCAGGACACCTACATCTGTGTTTAGCTGGATGCAGGTGAACAATGGCTCTGTAGTGCAGACTGTAGCACCACAAGATGAAGTAAACATAGCCAGAGAAGCTACGTATGAGTTCAGATGGAACAGAGCAGCTAAAGTGTctg CAACATTAACAGCAAAAACTAAAATTCCGTTAGTTGGTAAAACAGGAATCAATATGAGTGCTGAAATGTCCGTTAGTATGGGAAGTACTGCAGGAACTACCAAGTGCAAAGCTGAGGAATGGGTTCCTGGTTATCCGTCAAAAATAAAACCAAGTACTAG AGTTACGGTTACATCGACATTAACCCAAGGAAATATCAGCATTCCATTTACCGCTCTATTGTGTGACGAAAACAACGCAGAACTCACAATGATAGAAAAGGGAGTGTTCTATGGACGTCATTACTTTGATTTTCATAGTGAATCCAAAGACACAAAGATACCAACACCAAAGTCAAAATAA
- the LOC134718128 gene encoding beta-crystallin A3-like produces MEPKITLFEHDFTGRSKVFTKSCPDLTMGGFNNITSSVKCERGVWILYQEKNYKGQIFVIEDGENYAYAKFKGYFNDKALSLKLLDEIDFTEESECTLYKHVNYTAPTLTFADDVQDLKCYNFDEMTSSVVVTSGAWVGFTQPNYDGYQSLFLKGRYNFSDAPNDKGGFKNDVLSSFSKITLVNILYIVMFYYKG; encoded by the exons atggaaCCAAAG ATAACGTTATTCGAACATGATTTTACTGGAAGGAGCAAAGTCTTTACAAAGTCATGTCCAGATTTAACTATGGGAGGCTTTAACAACATCACATCAAGTGTTAAATGTGAAAGAGGAGT gtGGATATTGTACCAGGAAAAAAACTACAAAGGCCAAATATTTGTCATAGAAGATGGTGAAAATTATGCTTATGCTAAGTTTAAAGGCTACTTCAATGATAAAGCATTATCTTTGAAATTGCTAGATGAAATT GATTTCACGGAAGAGTCGGAGTGTACATTGTACAAACATGTGAATTATACAGCGCCAACTCTTACTTTTGCTGATGATGTGCAAGATCTTAAATGCtacaattttgatgaaatgacGTCATCCGTTGTGGTGACAAGTGGTGC GTGGGTTGGATTTACTCAACCGAATTATGATGGATATCAAAGTCTGTTTCTTAAAGGGAGATACAACTTTTCTGATGCACCAAATGATAAAGGAGGATTTAAGAATGACGTGCTGTCGTCTTTCAGCAAAATCACACTGGTAaacatattgtatattgtaatgttttattaCAAAGGATAA